Proteins encoded by one window of Yersinia massiliensis:
- a CDS encoding HNH endonuclease, whose product MARKYVYGDKPIRTTTAEIVENEFAGKATAAQVDAILKKRFPHYKDNTYLNLIVNAVNCNRGHWSFNRTARRTDDVTHRHHEYDRLFKRGNVFEVYDSALHGVFEIYEASDGKWLTRPVKSEFEKAIETASQLTSEQRREKLATANTTPERVIIKSYTFKRNPLVVAEVLALAGGKCQSCLRDAPFKREDGRPYLEVHHVEWLANGGEDSFENAIALCPNCHREAHYGTLVLKPANIK is encoded by the coding sequence ATGGCTCGTAAGTATGTTTATGGTGATAAACCAATCCGCACAACAACCGCTGAGATAGTTGAAAACGAGTTTGCTGGAAAAGCTACGGCTGCTCAGGTCGATGCAATTTTAAAGAAAAGATTTCCACATTACAAAGATAATACTTATTTGAATCTGATAGTTAACGCAGTTAACTGCAATCGTGGTCACTGGAGTTTTAACAGGACTGCCAGACGAACAGATGATGTCACCCATCGCCACCATGAATATGATCGACTTTTCAAGCGCGGAAACGTTTTCGAGGTCTATGATTCCGCACTTCATGGTGTTTTTGAAATCTATGAAGCTTCAGACGGCAAATGGCTAACACGTCCGGTTAAAAGTGAGTTTGAAAAGGCCATAGAAACAGCGTCTCAACTTACCTCAGAACAACGTAGAGAGAAGCTGGCTACAGCTAACACCACGCCAGAAAGGGTCATTATAAAGAGCTATACCTTCAAGCGTAATCCCCTCGTTGTAGCAGAGGTATTAGCCTTAGCTGGAGGTAAGTGTCAAAGCTGCCTACGTGATGCACCATTCAAGCGGGAAGATGGTAGACCGTATCTTGAAGTGCATCATGTGGAGTGGCTTGCTAACGGTGGAGAAGACTCTTTTGAAAATGCTATTGCACTCTGTCCGAACTGTCACCGCGAAGCACACTACGGCACGCTTGTGTTGAAGCCGGCTAACATTAAGTAG